From the Solanum lycopersicum chromosome 10, SLM_r2.1 genome, one window contains:
- the LOC138339119 gene encoding uncharacterized protein → MVDASKKRDIGWNYGTQGATKDSVNCNFCGITFNGGITRHKQHLVGGFKNVKQCVACPSEIREEIRAYMQNKIANNPKFQMRQPEEFVDIDDLDVDEMDDYAEMRSPSKTQKISSSGGSSTARSVTKGPLNLYFSQKSTQKGGLEKGGGIEETKKILRERAVSAFAIWMYDAGLPFNCVNHKSFDKFIEAVGQHGPGMKPPTFHEVRVTHLKKEVDKVEKIVEEHKVQWTKFGCSIMMDKWTARNGKMIINILVNSLIGSVFLGLVDASNESTDSTKMYKLFESTIERIGPENVVQIVTDNASENVKAGSMIMGAYPHIYWTPCAAHCINLIFGDIFKVKPYASVFKKAIGIHSYISQRPLLLNLMRKFTKERNLVKPAKTRFVTAFLTLRAMYIQRKNLKTLVLSTEWNSSKFAKETSGKEVANLLISIHFWNDVVRALTVCSPLTKVLRLVDGEKKPPIGYIYEAMDRAKEAIAHGFRGVQKHYEKVFQIIDARWSEQLHRPLHAAGHVLNPGLYYKAEEEGTLLQSLWTEYYACVEKLVRDATIQDALIAELPKYKMTDGLFGCGPAKRARDTRSPVEWWSLFGSETPNLQKFAMKVLSLTCSSSGCERNWSVFEHIHSKKRNRLTLSRLNDLVYIKYNRTLKRRYDARDLIDPIRLDNIDDSNEWLVGCPEDQDDELVYEDDDLTWGSVATAIGADESIYHLRGLSSRSTVLDKGKGVESTSLSSSSSRTRTLIDEEYEEEEDEEQYNDVEDFDLQELDNFKEE, encoded by the exons ATGGTGGATGCTAGCAAAAAGAGGGACATTGGATGGAATTATGGCACTCAAGGAGCGACGAAAGATTCGGTCaattgtaacttttgtgggattACTTTCAATGGTGGAATAACTAGACACAAACAACATTTAGTGGGTGGTTTCAAAAATGTTAAACAATGTGTCGCTTGTCCGTCAGAAATTAGAGAAGAAATAAGGGCTTATATGCAAAACAAAATAGCTAATAATCCCAAATTTCAAATGAGGCAACCGGAAGAATTTGTTGATATTGATGATCTTGATGTTGATGAAATGGATGATTATGCGGAAATGAGGTCTCCCTCCAAAACTCAAAAGATATCTTCTAGTGGAGGTTCATCCACCGCACGGAGTGTGACGAAAGGACCTTTGAACCtctatttttcacaaaaatcaacACAAAAAGGAGGCTTAGAAAAAGGAGGAGGAAtcgaagaaacaaagaaaattctaaGAGAGCGTGCGGTTAGTGCTTTTGCAATTTGGATGTATGATGCCGGGCTCCCTTTTAATTGCGTCAATCACAAATCATTCGATAAATTTATTGAGGCGGTTGGACAACATGGCCCCGGAATGAAGCCTCCTACATTCCATGAAGTTAGAGTCACTCACCTTAAAAAAGAGGTGGATAAAGTAGAAAAAATTGTTGAGGAGCATAAAGTGCAATGGACAAAGTTTGGTTGTTCCATTATGATGGACAAATGGACGGCACGAAATGGCAAaatgatcatcaatattttggtgaattCTCTAATCGGTAGTGTATTTCTTGGTTTGGTTGATGCTAGCAATGAATCTACCGATTCCACCAAAATGTACAAGTTATTTGAAAGCACTATCGAAAGAATTGGACCGGAAAATGTGGTACAAATTGTCACCGATAATGCTAGTGAGAATGTCAAAGCGGGAAGTATGATAATGGGTGCGTATCCACACATTTATTGGACTCCATGTGCCGCTCATTGCATCAACTTGATATTTGGTGACATATTCAAGGTTAAGCCATATGCTTCCG TTTTTAAGAAGGCCATCGGAATCCATTCTTACATTAGTCAAAGGCCATTGTTGTTAAACTTGATGAGAAAATTCACCAAAGAAAGAAATTTGGTGAAACCGGCCAAGACAAGATTTGTAACGGCATTCTTAACTTTGAGAGCTATgtacattcaaagaaaaaacttGAAAACTTTAGTACTCTCAACCGAATGGAATTCAAGTAAATTTGCAAAGGAAACTTCGGGGAAAGAAGTTGCCAATCTTCTTATTTCTATCCACTTTTGGAATGATGTTGTTCGGGCACTTACAGTTTGTAGCCCTTTGACAAAAGTGCTTCGTTTGGTGGATGGGGAGAAAAAACCACCAATAGGTTATATTTATGAGGCAATGGATAGAGCCAAAGAAGCTATTGCACATGGTTTTCGTGGAGTTCAGAAGCATTATGAGAAAGTGTTTCAAATTATTGATGCAAGGTGGTCAGAACAACTCCATCGGCCTTTGCATGCTGCAGGCCATGTTTTGAACCCAGGATTATATTATAAAGCTGAAGAAGAGGGAACTTTATTACAGAGTTTGTGGACCGAGTATTATGCATGTGTTGAGAAGTTGGTCCGTGATGCAACAATACAAGATGCACTAATCGCTGAGCTTCCTAAGTACAAAATGACGGATGGACTATTTGGTTGTGGTCCGGCTAAAAGAGCTAGAGACACAAGGTCACCGG ttgaATGGTGGTCACTATTTGGTAGTGAAACACCAAACTTGCAAAAGTTTGCCATGAAAGTGTTAAGCCTAACTTGTAGCTCATCTGGATGTGAGCGAAATTGGAGTGTGTTTGAACAC ATTCATTCCAAAAAGAGGAATAGGCTTACACTATCGCGTCTCAATGATCTAGTGTACATTAAGTACAATAGAACATTGAAACGCCGTTATGATGCTCGTGATCTTATTGATCCAATTCGCTTGGATAACATAGATGATTCCAACGAATGGTTAGTTGGATGCCCCGAAGATCAAGATGATGAACTAGTATATGAGGATGATGATCTTACTTGGGGTAGTGTTGCTACGGCAATTGGAGCGGACGAGAGTATCTATCATCTTAGGGGACTTTCTTCAAGATCAACAGTACTTGATAAGGGCAAAGGAGTAGAAAGTACATCTTTAAGTTCATCTTCAAGTAGGACTCGGAcactaattgatgaagaatacgaggaggaagaagatgaagagcaATATAATGATGTAGAAGATTTTGATCTTCAAGAGTTGGATAATTTTAAAGAAGAATAG
- the LOC101255747 gene encoding replication protein A 14 kDa subunit B-like isoform X1 — protein sequence MRRIEESMDTTNPAVFVNAELLRLYMGRRVRAVIQVIRSDGSGTVNGRSTDDQQIVVKGNPPGPLTTYVEVIGIADSNQSIRAEIWSNFGDTLDTYSYNRICMLANGDYKHLFI from the exons ATGAGAAGAATCGAGGAA AGTATGGACACAACAAATCCTGCTGTCTTCGTCAATGCTGAGCTCCTCCGCTTGTACATGGGAAGGAGAGTTCGAGCTGTGATTCAGGTTATCCGCTCTGATGGCAGTGGCACAGTGAATGGGAGATCTACAGATGACCAGCAGATAGTTGTGAAAGGCAATCCACCTGGTCCTCTTACAACGTATGTTGAGGTCATAGGTATCGCTGACAGTAACCAATCTATCCGTGCTGAAATATGGTCCAACTTTGGGGACACACTAG ATACATATAGCTATAACCGTATTTGCATGCTGGCAAATGGCGATTACAAGCACTTGTTCATATGA
- the LOC101256048 gene encoding chaperone protein dnaJ 72 isoform X1: MDHYRVLGLTRSASKEEIKQAFRKLAMEFHPDKHAHSSHHLKENATLKFKEVSEAYEILIDDRKRADYNIRSNSYRNSANNYGGNSDYYNRSYQNGYRNSYNYGYGYSRPADAGGSASIVTKFEMVLRFMTTRAFLLNAALAGVLLGATYVVDAGGEALWKMRNSGKSFEEAMESVEKAKAFDDKR, encoded by the exons ATGGATCATTACAGAGTTTTAGGGTTAACACGAAGTGCGAGCAAGGAAGAAATCAAGCAAGCGTTTCGGAAATTGGCAATGGAATTTCATCCCGACAAGCACGCACATTCCTCGCATCACTTGAAGGAAAACGCTACgctcaaattcaaagaagtttCCGAAGCTTACGAGATTCTGATCGACGATCGCAAACGCGCTGATTACAATATCCGGTCTAATAGTTACCGGAATTCAGCGAATAATTATGGCGGTAATAGTGACTATTATAATCGTAGTTATCAGAACGGGTATAGAAATAGCTACAATTATGGGTATGGGTATAGTCGGCCTGCTGATGCCGGCGGTTCTGCAAGTATTGTTACCAAATTCGAGATGGTTCTGCGGTTCATGACGACAAGGGCGTTTCTCCTCAATGCTGCACTTGCCGG TGTATTGTTAGGTGCAACATATGTAGTTGATGCAGGTGGGGAGGCACTATGGAAGATGCGAAATTCTGGA AAATCGTTTGAAGAAGCAATGGAATCTGTAGAAAAAGCTAAAGCATTTGATGACAAAAGATGA
- the LOC101255747 gene encoding replication protein A 14 kDa subunit B-like isoform X2 produces the protein MDTTNPAVFVNAELLRLYMGRRVRAVIQVIRSDGSGTVNGRSTDDQQIVVKGNPPGPLTTYVEVIGIADSNQSIRAEIWSNFGDTLDTYSYNRICMLANGDYKHLFI, from the exons ATGGACACAACAAATCCTGCTGTCTTCGTCAATGCTGAGCTCCTCCGCTTGTACATGGGAAGGAGAGTTCGAGCTGTGATTCAGGTTATCCGCTCTGATGGCAGTGGCACAGTGAATGGGAGATCTACAGATGACCAGCAGATAGTTGTGAAAGGCAATCCACCTGGTCCTCTTACAACGTATGTTGAGGTCATAGGTATCGCTGACAGTAACCAATCTATCCGTGCTGAAATATGGTCCAACTTTGGGGACACACTAG ATACATATAGCTATAACCGTATTTGCATGCTGGCAAATGGCGATTACAAGCACTTGTTCATATGA
- the LOC101256048 gene encoding chaperone protein dnaJ 72 isoform X2 yields MDHYRVLGLTRSASKEEIKQAFRKLAMEFHPDKHAHSSHHLKENATLKFKEVSEAYEILIDDRKRADYNIRSNSYRNSANNYGGNSDYYNRSYQNGYRNSYNYGYGYSRPADAGGSASIVTKFEMVLRFMTTRAFLLNAALAGVLLGATYVVDAGGEALWKMRNSGVQKHIQ; encoded by the exons ATGGATCATTACAGAGTTTTAGGGTTAACACGAAGTGCGAGCAAGGAAGAAATCAAGCAAGCGTTTCGGAAATTGGCAATGGAATTTCATCCCGACAAGCACGCACATTCCTCGCATCACTTGAAGGAAAACGCTACgctcaaattcaaagaagtttCCGAAGCTTACGAGATTCTGATCGACGATCGCAAACGCGCTGATTACAATATCCGGTCTAATAGTTACCGGAATTCAGCGAATAATTATGGCGGTAATAGTGACTATTATAATCGTAGTTATCAGAACGGGTATAGAAATAGCTACAATTATGGGTATGGGTATAGTCGGCCTGCTGATGCCGGCGGTTCTGCAAGTATTGTTACCAAATTCGAGATGGTTCTGCGGTTCATGACGACAAGGGCGTTTCTCCTCAATGCTGCACTTGCCGG TGTATTGTTAGGTGCAACATATGTAGTTGATGCAGGTGGGGAGGCACTATGGAAGATGCGAAATTCTGGA GTACAAAAACATATCCAATGA
- the LOC101256336 gene encoding presenilin-like protein At1g08700 — protein MDGGSILETIGVEIIGVMSPVSICMFLVVLIVYTLSSPSSSDNQQVIRTAANLIYLESSSDTTAQKLEGALLNAVVFVVLITLVTFLLVILYYYRFTNFLKYYIRFSAFFVLGSMGGSIILTLIQHLNIPIDSITFCLLLFNFTILGVISVFSQGVPILLNQMYMVALGIIVAAWFTKLPEWTTWVVLVALALYDLVAVLAPGGPLKMLVELASSRDEELPALVYEARPNVSSRSGSRGPSLGLLLAGFSDGDPIELRVMSSSENVVQNGRVVSEMRSESEEIDDVREVEIEGEMLPLMGSSSSSNNERERPVVNEEIRENNESDRGRVLEREIEEEEERGRGIKLGLGDFVFYSVLVGRAAMYDLMTVYACYLAIISGLGCTLILLAVCRHALPALPISIALGVIFYFLTRLLMEPFVVGTSTNLLMF, from the coding sequence ATGGACGGCGGCAGCATTCTGGAGACGATCGGAGTGGAGATCATCGGAGTAATGTCACCAGTATCCATCTGCATGTTCCTCGTTGTCCTCATCGTATATACCCTTTCTTCACCATCTTCCTCCGATAACCAGCAAGTCATCCGTACAGCGGCTAACCTCATATACCTTGAATCATCTTCCGATACTACTGCCCAGAAGCTCGAAGGAGCCCTTCTAAACGCCGTCGTTTTTGTAGTACTCATAACCCTTGTAACATTCCTTCTGGTAATCCTCTATTACTATCGTTTCACTAATTTTCTGAAATACTACATCCGTTTCTCTGCTTTCTTCGTTCTTGGTTCGATGGGTGGGTCGATTATTCTTACTCTTATTCAACACTTGAACATCCCGATTGATTCCATCACTTTTTGTCTCCTACTTTTCAATTTCACCATTTTGGGGGTCATTTCTGTGTTTTCGCAAGGGGTTCCGATTCTGCTTAACCAAATGTATATGGTTGCTTTAGGGATTATTGTAGCTGCTTGGTTTACGAAATTACCTGAATGGACTACTTGGGTTGTTCTTGTTGCACTTGCTTTGTATGATCTTGTTGCAGTTTTAGCTCCTGGTGGACCGTTGAAGATGTTGGTGGAGCTGGCTTCTAGTAGGGATGAAGAGTTGCCTGCTTTGGTATACGAGGCTCGGCCTAATGTGAGTTCGAGATCAGGGAGTAGAGGACCAAGTTTAGGGCTTTTGTTAGCTGGTTTTTCTGATGGGGACCCGATTGAGCTTCGGGTTATGTCGAGTAGTGAAAATGTGGTTCAGAATGGGAGGGTTGTGAGTGAGATGAGGAGTGAAAGTGAAGAGATTGATGATGTTAGAGAGGTTGAAATTGAGGGGGAGATGCTACCATTGATgggtagtagtagtagtagtaacaACGAAAGAGAAAGGCCGGTGGTCAATGAAGAGATAAGAGAAAATAATGAGAGTGATCGAGGTCGGGTTTTGGAGAGGGAAATTGAGGAAGAGGAGGAGAGAGGAAGGGGGATAAAGCTTGGTTTGGGAGATTTTGTTTTCTATAGTGTGTTGGTGGGGAGAGCTGCAATGTACGATTTGATGACCGTTTATGCTTGTTATCTCGCTATTATATCTGGATTAGGGTGCACGCTTATACTGTTAGCGGTGTGTCGACATGCCTTGCCAGCACTTCCCATATCCATTGCTTTGGGGGTCATCTTTTACTTCTTGACAAGGCTGTTGATGGAGCCATTCGTTGTTGGGACTTCGACAAATCTTTTGATGTTTTGA